The Gemmata palustris genome includes a region encoding these proteins:
- a CDS encoding ATPase, T2SS/T4P/T4SS family, which translates to MSTAPNNPNLPPKKPGEAASKPVTAGNGQPKPVAPGQKPAVPGAAKPTAPAQAQGAKPVAPGQKPAAPGAAKPTAPAAQKPAQPAPQKKPQPAKNRFSHIDANTLQLAKKLEDLGFLDGAQIETLYEDMRTSDSQLGEIAMQRGVLNEEQLLQAMAEIHGMRVANLEDTKPHPSAVKLVMKNIAEMYKLVPISYENDVLTVAMSDPNNMQAMDDLRNLLGIKQVNPILGPPKQIAQLLAKAYSTEKEETISSVYAQIEADASIGANTVGRETSIDIGDMVEMANAAPVRKLINMVLLMAIRDHASDVHFEPFEDEYKMRYRCDGVLYEMVPPPRHLATAIASRIKVMANLDIAERRLPQDGRIELNVGGNPVDMRVSVLPTLFGESVVIRVLDRTNVGLSLDRIGMPADLLGQFRAIIHKPNGIVLVTGPTGAGKTTTLYSALSELNDIDTKIITTEDPVEYEIDGIVQCPINHEIDVTFASALRAILRQDPDVILVGEIRDLETAGIAIQASLTGHLVFSTLHTNDAPSSITRLRDMGVEPFLITATVEAIQAQRLVRRICTFCKTSYEPTREQLMELNLTPEQLKGRPFYYGEGCDKCNNLGFKGRTGLYEVLVMNDDLRDMVSRGASTDAVRAHTRKSGTQSLRDAGLRALFGGTSTLDEVVRETVQEDEG; encoded by the coding sequence ATGTCCACCGCGCCGAATAACCCGAACCTGCCCCCGAAGAAGCCCGGCGAGGCCGCGAGCAAGCCCGTCACCGCCGGTAACGGCCAGCCGAAACCCGTTGCGCCGGGCCAGAAGCCCGCAGTGCCCGGCGCCGCGAAGCCCACCGCGCCCGCGCAAGCGCAAGGTGCCAAGCCCGTTGCGCCGGGCCAGAAGCCCGCAGCGCCCGGCGCCGCGAAGCCCACTGCGCCCGCGGCTCAGAAGCCCGCGCAGCCGGCCCCGCAGAAGAAACCCCAGCCCGCGAAGAACCGCTTCTCCCACATCGACGCCAACACGCTCCAGCTCGCCAAGAAGCTCGAAGACCTCGGCTTCCTCGACGGGGCACAGATCGAAACGCTCTACGAAGACATGCGCACGAGCGACTCGCAGCTCGGCGAAATCGCCATGCAGCGCGGGGTGCTCAACGAGGAGCAACTGCTCCAGGCGATGGCCGAAATCCACGGCATGCGCGTCGCCAACCTCGAGGACACGAAGCCGCACCCGAGCGCGGTCAAGTTGGTGATGAAGAACATCGCCGAAATGTACAAGCTGGTGCCGATCAGCTACGAGAACGACGTGCTGACGGTCGCGATGTCCGACCCCAACAACATGCAGGCGATGGACGACCTGCGGAACCTGCTCGGCATCAAGCAGGTGAACCCGATCCTCGGCCCGCCCAAGCAGATCGCGCAGCTCCTCGCGAAGGCGTACTCCACCGAAAAAGAGGAGACGATCAGCTCGGTGTACGCCCAGATCGAAGCGGACGCGAGCATCGGGGCCAACACGGTCGGGCGCGAGACGTCCATCGACATCGGCGACATGGTGGAAATGGCGAACGCCGCGCCGGTGCGGAAGCTCATCAACATGGTGCTGCTGATGGCGATCCGCGACCACGCCTCGGACGTCCACTTCGAGCCGTTCGAGGACGAGTACAAGATGCGGTACCGGTGCGACGGCGTGCTCTACGAAATGGTGCCGCCGCCCCGCCACCTCGCGACCGCGATCGCCTCGCGCATCAAGGTCATGGCGAACCTGGACATCGCCGAGCGCCGGCTCCCGCAGGACGGGCGCATCGAGCTCAACGTCGGCGGGAACCCGGTCGACATGCGCGTGAGCGTGCTCCCCACGCTGTTCGGCGAGAGCGTCGTCATCCGGGTGCTGGACCGCACGAACGTCGGCCTCTCGCTCGACCGCATCGGGATGCCCGCGGACCTGCTCGGCCAGTTCCGCGCGATCATCCACAAGCCCAACGGCATCGTGCTCGTGACCGGGCCGACCGGGGCCGGCAAGACGACCACGCTGTACTCCGCACTCTCGGAACTCAACGACATCGACACCAAGATCATCACCACGGAGGACCCCGTCGAGTACGAAATCGACGGGATCGTGCAGTGCCCGATCAACCACGAAATCGACGTCACGTTCGCCAGCGCGCTGCGGGCCATCCTCCGTCAAGACCCGGACGTGATCCTGGTCGGTGAGATCCGCGACCTCGAGACCGCGGGCATCGCGATCCAGGCCTCGCTGACGGGGCACTTGGTGTTCAGCACGCTGCACACCAACGACGCCCCCTCGTCCATCACGCGGCTCCGCGACATGGGCGTGGAGCCGTTCCTCATCACCGCGACGGTGGAGGCGATCCAGGCCCAGCGGCTCGTGCGCCGCATCTGCACGTTCTGCAAGACCTCCTACGAGCCGACCCGCGAACAGTTGATGGAACTGAACCTCACGCCGGAGCAACTCAAGGGCCGCCCGTTCTACTACGGCGAGGGGTGCGACAAGTGTAACAACCTGGGCTTCAAGGGGCGCACCGGGTTGTACGAAGTGCTCGTCATGAACGACGACTTGCGCGACATGGTGAGCCGCGGGGCGAGCACCGACGCGGTCCGCGCCCACACCCGCAAGTCCGGCACCCAGAGCCTCCGCGACGCCGGGCTGCGGGCGCTCTTCGGGGGCACGAGCACGCTGGACGAGGTGGTCCGCGAAACCGTTCAGGAAGACGAAGGGTGA
- a CDS encoding ADP-ribosylglycohydrolase family protein: MTALDRYRGCLLGLAAGDALGTTLEFKDPGEFEPLTDMIGGGPFDLKPGEWTDDTSMALCLAESLVAQKDFDPIHQLETYCRWYQHGHLSVKGRCFDIGITTASALRRFETHRQPYPGSTDPGAAGNGSLMRLAPAPLAYASKPDIAIYMAGQSSRTTHGAAECVEACQYFAGLLLAAVNGMSKRQILNNNYEPAMTHFLRNPLTGKVGAIAGGSFAVKEPPQIRGSGYVIHTLEAAQWAFHGTDNFRDGALKVVNLGEDADTTGAVYGQIAGAYYGADGIPAEWREKLAMRDLIEQRAGELHAMGLGGL, translated from the coding sequence ATGACGGCCCTTGACCGCTACCGCGGGTGCCTGCTCGGTCTCGCCGCGGGCGACGCACTGGGCACCACGCTGGAGTTCAAAGATCCGGGCGAGTTTGAACCGCTCACGGACATGATTGGCGGCGGGCCGTTCGACCTGAAGCCGGGCGAGTGGACCGACGACACTTCAATGGCGCTGTGCTTGGCTGAGAGCCTTGTCGCGCAAAAAGACTTCGACCCGATTCACCAGCTCGAAACGTACTGCCGCTGGTACCAGCACGGCCATTTAAGCGTGAAGGGTCGGTGCTTTGATATTGGCATCACAACGGCGAGCGCCCTCCGCCGGTTTGAAACGCACCGTCAACCGTATCCCGGTTCGACCGACCCCGGGGCGGCCGGGAACGGCTCGCTCATGCGGTTGGCTCCGGCTCCGCTCGCGTATGCCAGCAAGCCCGACATCGCGATTTACATGGCCGGGCAAAGTTCGCGCACCACGCACGGCGCGGCCGAGTGCGTCGAGGCGTGTCAATACTTCGCGGGGCTGCTGCTCGCGGCCGTCAACGGAATGTCGAAGCGCCAGATCCTCAACAATAACTACGAGCCCGCGATGACGCACTTCCTGCGCAATCCGCTCACGGGCAAGGTGGGCGCGATCGCCGGCGGGTCGTTCGCGGTGAAGGAGCCGCCGCAAATTCGCGGCAGCGGGTACGTGATTCACACGCTCGAAGCGGCACAGTGGGCGTTCCACGGCACGGATAATTTTCGCGACGGTGCGCTCAAGGTGGTGAACCTCGGCGAGGACGCGGACACGACCGGGGCTGTTTATGGCCAGATCGCGGGCGCGTACTACGGGGCGGACGGCATCCCGGCGGAGTGGCGCGAGAAGCTCGCCATGCGTGACCTGATCGAACAGCGCGCCGGCGAGTTACACGCGATGGGCTTGGGTGGGTTGTAA
- a CDS encoding RNA polymerase sigma factor, with translation MGPDQLATLVDRYAAALVLYARQWCACPEDVVQTAFLKLVRIGTPPDNLLPWLYRVVRNGAIDASRAARRRTRYESAAADNAPKWFSPSYDPTGLDAQAAAGALTHLPAETREIIVAHLWGGLTFEQIAEAVGSSAATCYRRYAAGLETLRQKLGAERPARTK, from the coding sequence ATGGGACCGGACCAACTAGCGACCCTGGTCGATCGGTACGCGGCCGCACTCGTGCTGTACGCGCGCCAGTGGTGCGCGTGCCCCGAGGACGTGGTGCAGACCGCGTTCCTGAAACTGGTCCGCATCGGTACCCCGCCGGACAACCTCTTGCCGTGGCTGTACCGGGTGGTGCGGAACGGGGCCATCGACGCGAGCCGGGCCGCCCGCCGGCGCACCCGGTACGAGTCCGCCGCGGCCGATAACGCGCCCAAGTGGTTCTCGCCCTCTTACGACCCTACCGGGCTGGACGCCCAGGCCGCGGCCGGGGCGCTGACCCACTTGCCGGCCGAGACGCGCGAAATTATTGTCGCGCACTTGTGGGGCGGGCTCACGTTCGAGCAAATCGCCGAGGCCGTCGGCAGCTCCGCCGCCACTTGTTACCGGCGGTACGCTGCGGGCCTCGAAACCCTCCGCCAAAAACTCGGGGCCGAGCGCCCCGCTCGTACAAAATGA
- a CDS encoding pilus assembly FimT family protein, translating into MTRTNTRAGFTLIELLVAMAIITTLAGFILLVYPGARDQDRARNAVSDVEITLRMAQGMAARDKAPRGVRFIAAPTDLIANPARTSTQFVTELQYIELPPPLIPNLKPLVNQSSNPNSIPNLEAEPRVKFEYTLGPTGAIQSRRCIIENLTEDQYKQVQLGGCTVVMPNFGFWSKITAVPLNWSIPPLPAPQPANPKSNGRTSALGLPLSDLEVTLEVYPDAVMGGGTLATTNYFAIYLPATPLVGEPTVLIPKNICVDMSVSFPSATGDFDVMFGPDGKLIENSNGVIFLWVRDYTKTPTMAIPAATDGNLLTAFRRGGDQYIISVRSSGAIGHNQPLWPEVAPGPTFGTYATGQNQFSLVRQELNN; encoded by the coding sequence ATGACTCGCACGAATACGCGGGCCGGGTTCACCCTGATTGAACTCCTCGTCGCGATGGCCATCATCACCACCCTCGCGGGGTTCATCCTGCTCGTGTACCCCGGTGCGCGGGATCAGGACCGGGCGCGCAACGCGGTCAGTGACGTGGAGATCACGCTCCGAATGGCGCAGGGGATGGCCGCGCGTGACAAGGCCCCTCGTGGGGTCCGGTTCATCGCAGCCCCCACGGACCTCATCGCGAACCCCGCGAGAACCAGCACCCAGTTCGTGACCGAGCTCCAGTACATCGAGCTCCCGCCGCCCCTGATCCCGAACCTGAAGCCGCTCGTCAATCAGAGCTCGAACCCGAACTCGATTCCTAATTTGGAAGCCGAGCCACGTGTGAAGTTTGAATACACGCTCGGCCCCACGGGAGCGATCCAGAGTCGTCGGTGCATCATCGAGAATCTGACCGAGGATCAGTACAAGCAGGTTCAGTTGGGGGGCTGCACGGTTGTGATGCCAAATTTCGGATTTTGGAGCAAGATTACCGCGGTCCCGCTCAACTGGTCCATTCCGCCGCTCCCCGCGCCGCAGCCGGCCAACCCGAAATCGAACGGGCGCACCTCGGCTTTGGGGCTGCCGCTCAGTGACCTGGAAGTGACCCTCGAAGTCTACCCCGACGCGGTCATGGGGGGCGGCACACTGGCTACGACCAACTACTTCGCGATCTACCTCCCGGCGACGCCGCTCGTCGGCGAGCCGACGGTGCTGATTCCCAAAAACATCTGCGTCGACATGAGCGTTAGCTTCCCGAGCGCAACGGGCGACTTCGATGTGATGTTCGGACCGGACGGGAAACTCATCGAGAACTCCAATGGCGTGATCTTCTTGTGGGTCCGCGATTACACCAAGACCCCGACGATGGCGATCCCCGCCGCCACCGACGGGAATCTGCTGACCGCGTTCCGGCGCGGGGGCGACCAGTACATCATCTCGGTCCGCTCGTCCGGGGCCATCGGGCACAACCAACCGCTCTGGCCCGAGGTGGCTCCTGGCCCGACCTTTGGGACTTACGCCACGGGACAGAACCAGTTCAGCTTGGTTCGCCAAGAGCTGAACAACTGA
- a CDS encoding type II secretion system F family protein, whose translation MPTYKYEALDTSGAEVKDSIEAANEEEAQQKVKAKGYFVTKLTAMAGGKGSKGKKAKKTGKSRKTFVIGGVKSKQLVTFTRQFSTLQDAGLPVLRSLRILERQMTPSALKNALIDVVEDVESGAALSEALGRHPKAFSKLYVNMVRAGEAGGALEVILQRLADFLEKAQSLKAKIIGAMVYPAVVIFVAVAILTFIMVAIIPKFKKIFDEFGMTLPWATLTLIKVSNWMSEYWWTIPLFPVSVYFLIKLIRLSRAGNYALDRATLWIPVVGQLVEKTIVARTMRTLGTLISSGVPILEAISIVKETANNAVFERMFQRIFESIREGDTIAEPLRESRLVDNMVVNMVEVGEETGDLDTMLYKIADFYDEWVDNLVKSLISLLEPIMIVFLGFTIGAIVISLFLPLIKLLEGLSK comes from the coding sequence ATGCCTACATACAAGTACGAGGCGCTGGACACGTCCGGGGCCGAGGTCAAGGACTCGATTGAGGCCGCCAACGAGGAAGAGGCCCAGCAGAAAGTGAAGGCGAAGGGCTACTTCGTCACCAAACTGACCGCGATGGCGGGCGGTAAGGGGTCGAAGGGCAAGAAGGCGAAAAAGACCGGCAAGAGCCGCAAAACGTTCGTCATCGGCGGCGTCAAATCGAAGCAACTGGTGACCTTCACCCGCCAGTTCTCCACGCTCCAGGACGCCGGCCTGCCGGTGCTCCGGTCGCTCCGCATCCTGGAGCGCCAGATGACACCCAGCGCGCTCAAGAACGCGCTCATCGACGTGGTGGAGGACGTCGAGTCCGGGGCCGCGCTCTCGGAGGCCCTGGGCCGGCACCCCAAGGCGTTCAGCAAGTTGTACGTGAACATGGTCCGGGCCGGTGAAGCCGGCGGTGCGCTGGAAGTGATCCTCCAGCGCCTCGCGGACTTCCTCGAAAAGGCCCAGAGCCTCAAGGCCAAGATCATCGGGGCGATGGTCTACCCGGCCGTCGTGATCTTCGTCGCGGTCGCCATCCTGACGTTCATCATGGTGGCCATCATCCCGAAGTTTAAGAAGATCTTCGACGAGTTCGGCATGACCCTGCCGTGGGCCACGCTGACGCTCATCAAGGTCTCCAACTGGATGAGCGAGTACTGGTGGACGATCCCCCTGTTCCCGGTCTCCGTCTACTTCCTGATAAAACTCATCCGGCTCTCGCGGGCCGGGAATTATGCCCTCGACCGGGCCACGCTCTGGATACCCGTTGTCGGGCAACTCGTGGAAAAAACGATCGTTGCCCGGACGATGCGGACCCTCGGCACCCTGATTAGCTCCGGCGTGCCCATCCTAGAAGCCATCAGCATCGTGAAGGAAACCGCGAATAACGCGGTCTTCGAGCGCATGTTCCAGCGGATCTTCGAGTCGATCCGGGAAGGCGATACGATCGCGGAACCACTTCGCGAGTCCCGTTTGGTAGACAACATGGTCGTGAATATGGTGGAAGTGGGCGAGGAGACGGGCGACCTCGACACCATGCTCTACAAGATCGCCGACTTCTACGACGAGTGGGTCGATAACCTCGTCAAGTCGCTGATCTCGCTGCTGGAGCCCATCATGATCGTGTTCCTGGGCTTCACGATCGGGGCGATTGTGATCTCGCTGTTCCTGCCGCTCATCAAGCTGCTGGAAGGCCTGAGTAAGTAA
- a CDS encoding type II secretion system protein, whose translation MKTNALTPVRTGRRAGFTLVELLVVVSIMAVLVGLGFVALMKFRANTTNDAVKSQVKRLQLALNQEYATVLAKCQKDPVPDAVIVYCGGDRERAKAVHTAATLRVNFPETFTEASTPSFSIGALYEQKVSFKPVWNNTGGSAAEQSAVLLYLILKEKSIGGGGGEEGGSTGEIKTVNLGGKDFSIFVDVRGAPVSFKRWAQTTELDNPPYATVGSPDPLDPKKLVINWTPSTQRDALNAAPYNLQFNGRNRVPSVVGWGDNKTFDNLSGDDVLGYQFNRQGN comes from the coding sequence ATGAAAACAAACGCACTTACGCCCGTCAGAACCGGGCGCCGGGCGGGGTTCACCCTCGTCGAACTGCTCGTCGTCGTCAGCATTATGGCGGTTCTGGTGGGCCTGGGATTCGTGGCCCTCATGAAGTTCCGGGCGAACACGACCAACGACGCGGTCAAGAGTCAGGTCAAGCGCCTCCAGCTCGCACTGAATCAGGAATACGCTACAGTTTTAGCGAAATGCCAGAAAGACCCCGTGCCGGACGCGGTCATCGTGTATTGCGGCGGGGATCGAGAACGGGCCAAAGCTGTACATACGGCGGCCACGCTGCGGGTCAACTTCCCCGAAACGTTCACCGAGGCCTCGACCCCATCGTTCTCAATTGGTGCTCTTTACGAGCAGAAGGTGTCCTTCAAGCCTGTGTGGAACAATACGGGCGGTTCGGCGGCCGAACAGTCCGCGGTGCTGCTCTACCTGATCCTCAAGGAGAAATCGATCGGGGGGGGAGGGGGCGAGGAAGGCGGGAGCACTGGTGAAATTAAGACCGTCAACCTAGGGGGGAAGGATTTCAGCATATTCGTTGACGTCCGTGGGGCCCCCGTTTCCTTCAAACGATGGGCGCAGACCACGGAACTCGACAACCCGCCCTACGCAACGGTGGGGAGCCCCGATCCGCTCGATCCGAAGAAGCTCGTTATTAACTGGACGCCATCGACCCAGCGCGATGCCCTGAACGCGGCACCGTACAACCTCCAGTTCAACGGCCGCAACCGCGTGCCCTCGGTTGTTGGTTGGGGCGATAACAAGACGTTCGACAACTTGTCCGGCGACGACGTCCTCGGCTACCAATTCAATCGCCAAGGAAACTAA
- a CDS encoding type II secretion system protein has translation MTRLSGYRRDGFTLIELLVVISIIGVLVALTTAGVMKGRDAVIRADNGWRMEQITVAANSFGVSAELSQPGHLPPPPFRLKKNYTLSDGSLDPTYTIEASYLKRLFPNLYLADTGLTDAVLDDGNQIAVFFLTGGAPMEFQGFARGQKPFTKKAQGDEQRIGPFLQLKLNMYETLANGHARVLDPYGSPYVVFLAGSKGTYTVAGSTTTVQTFTSGSVIVSPYYRQTLPLPATPPPPKYENPKTLQIISAGPNKTFGAGGIWSGPINGAGEDDKSNFSTAVIGAGPQ, from the coding sequence ATGACGCGGCTGAGCGGTTACCGACGCGACGGCTTCACGCTGATCGAACTGCTGGTGGTGATCTCCATCATCGGCGTCCTGGTGGCGCTGACGACGGCCGGGGTCATGAAGGGCCGGGACGCGGTCATTCGTGCCGATAACGGCTGGCGGATGGAGCAGATTACTGTCGCAGCGAATTCTTTCGGCGTCAGTGCAGAACTCAGTCAGCCCGGGCATTTGCCCCCGCCCCCGTTTCGCCTGAAGAAGAATTACACCTTGTCAGATGGTTCTCTCGACCCAACGTACACAATTGAAGCCAGCTACCTCAAGCGACTCTTCCCGAACCTCTACTTGGCGGACACGGGTTTAACCGATGCTGTGCTGGACGACGGTAATCAAATCGCGGTCTTCTTCCTGACTGGCGGTGCGCCGATGGAGTTCCAGGGGTTCGCTCGTGGGCAGAAGCCTTTCACGAAGAAAGCCCAGGGCGACGAGCAGCGGATCGGGCCGTTCCTCCAACTCAAGTTGAACATGTACGAAACGCTCGCGAACGGCCACGCGCGGGTATTGGATCCTTACGGTTCGCCCTACGTGGTCTTCCTGGCCGGGTCGAAGGGGACGTACACCGTTGCTGGTTCCACCACGACCGTTCAGACGTTCACGTCCGGCAGCGTTATCGTCTCTCCGTACTACCGCCAAACTTTGCCGCTCCCGGCCACGCCCCCGCCCCCGAAGTACGAGAACCCCAAGACTCTCCAGATCATTTCTGCGGGTCCAAACAAGACGTTTGGAGCTGGGGGTATTTGGAGCGGCCCCATCAATGGTGCCGGTGAGGACGACAAGAGCAATTTCTCGACCGCCGTTATCGGCGCCGGCCCCCAGTAA
- a CDS encoding GspE/PulE family protein, with protein MAKGRGDFADILLKKKMLSPDQLTEAEGAASSGGVKLQDAIVKLQYLSANEVMSAMAEHFGMKFVDLKEVQIAKAIIELVPESVARENLVLPLQLEDNTLELITADPTNYDTIQKLQFILNKEIRPVLAVQEQIQEAINQNYGQSETESVDSMLVEFTDTAIEFTQTESVSAMANADDSDAPVVRLVNLIISEAVTQRASDIHIEPFADRVRIRYRIDGVLVERDSAPRRLLAPLLSRLKIMGQIDISEKRRPQDGRIKMTVQGKHFDLRVSMLPTVHGQSAVMRILDRSNIQVSIRDLGFADDDYMKFQQIIKRPNGIFLVTGPTGSGKTTTLYSALNELNRPDRKIITAEDPVEYYLPGINQVEVKHGIGLDFARIIRAMLRQAPNIILVGEIRDKETAEIAVQASLTGHLVFSTLHTNDAPSAITRLADIGVPPFLIASSVIAIMAQRLVRVNCMKCKESYQPQAAELRAAGISQEQASKATFMKGRGCNHCRQTGYRGRHGLFEMMRMSSTIRELTFAQAPTQDIRRKARSTGMRTLLDDGILKALKGGTTLEEVLSTCHAEVLVAKE; from the coding sequence ATGGCCAAAGGCAGAGGCGACTTCGCGGACATTCTCCTCAAGAAGAAAATGCTCAGCCCGGACCAGCTCACCGAGGCCGAGGGCGCCGCGAGTTCCGGCGGCGTGAAGTTGCAGGACGCGATCGTCAAGCTCCAGTACCTCTCGGCCAACGAGGTGATGTCGGCGATGGCCGAGCACTTCGGGATGAAGTTCGTGGACCTCAAGGAGGTCCAGATCGCGAAGGCGATTATCGAACTGGTGCCCGAATCGGTGGCCCGCGAAAACCTCGTGCTGCCGCTCCAACTCGAGGACAACACCCTCGAACTCATCACCGCGGACCCGACCAACTACGACACCATTCAGAAGCTCCAGTTCATTCTGAACAAGGAGATCCGGCCGGTTCTTGCCGTACAGGAACAGATCCAGGAAGCGATCAACCAGAACTACGGTCAGTCGGAAACGGAGTCCGTCGACTCGATGCTCGTCGAGTTCACCGACACCGCGATCGAATTCACGCAGACGGAATCCGTCTCCGCGATGGCCAACGCGGACGACTCCGACGCCCCGGTCGTGCGCCTGGTGAACCTCATTATCTCGGAGGCGGTGACCCAGCGCGCGTCGGACATCCATATTGAGCCGTTCGCGGACCGCGTGCGCATCCGGTACCGGATCGACGGCGTGCTGGTCGAACGCGACTCCGCCCCGCGTCGGCTCCTGGCACCGTTGCTCTCGCGTTTGAAGATCATGGGTCAGATCGACATCAGTGAGAAGCGCCGACCACAGGACGGGCGCATCAAGATGACCGTCCAGGGGAAACACTTCGACCTTCGTGTCAGTATGCTCCCGACAGTTCACGGCCAGTCCGCTGTGATGCGCATCCTCGACCGCAGCAACATCCAGGTCAGCATCCGCGACCTCGGGTTTGCGGACGACGATTACATGAAGTTTCAACAGATTATTAAGCGTCCCAACGGCATCTTCCTCGTCACGGGGCCGACGGGTTCGGGCAAGACCACCACACTGTACTCCGCCCTGAACGAACTCAATCGTCCGGACCGCAAGATTATCACCGCCGAAGACCCGGTCGAGTACTACCTCCCCGGCATCAACCAAGTCGAGGTGAAGCACGGCATCGGGCTCGATTTCGCCCGGATTATTCGCGCCATGCTTCGTCAAGCGCCTAACATTATTTTGGTGGGCGAAATTCGCGACAAGGAGACGGCGGAAATCGCAGTGCAGGCATCTCTGACCGGACACTTGGTTTTCAGTACGCTTCACACGAACGATGCGCCCAGCGCGATCACGCGGCTCGCGGACATCGGGGTGCCCCCGTTCCTCATCGCCAGCTCGGTTATCGCGATCATGGCCCAGCGGCTCGTGCGGGTGAACTGCATGAAATGCAAAGAGTCGTACCAGCCGCAAGCGGCGGAACTCCGGGCGGCGGGGATCAGTCAGGAGCAAGCCTCGAAAGCGACGTTCATGAAGGGGCGCGGGTGCAACCACTGTCGCCAAACGGGTTACCGGGGGCGGCACGGCCTCTTCGAGATGATGCGGATGTCCTCGACCATCCGCGAACTGACATTTGCCCAAGCACCAACGCAAGACATCCGCCGAAAAGCGCGCAGTACGGGGATGCGAACACTGCTCGATGACGGTATCCTGAAAGCACTTAAGGGCGGTACCACCCTTGAGGAAGTGCTCAGCACCTGCCACGCCGAGGTACTGGTGGCAAAGGAATAG
- a CDS encoding type IV pilus twitching motility protein PilT: MAKVSMEKLLATVIQLKASDLHISVGQPPVVRHQGRMKKLDLNGLILDNDDTTGLMKSITPDRCQQELQSKGGADFAIEYVDGYRFRVAVFKQKGTVGMVLRRIPSQFLTFEQLRTPEAIRSLIIRPRGLFLVTGPTGSGKTTSLASMINFLNDNYDRHIITLEDPIEYFHKHKKSTVNQREIGIDVPDFKEGIRRALRMDPDVILVGEMRDLETIRAALEAAETGHLVFGTLHTSGAASTVDRVVTVFPENEQDQIRTQLAGSLIGVLSQALLPRKPEGLIAAYEMMVVTPAIRNLIRENKTYRIDSSVQTGRKHGMFLLDDALFRLWREDLCEKEEVLLKSSKPNDLAAKIAHAERGLDDEDEEGGGDEDEDEDEDEDEE; the protein is encoded by the coding sequence GTGGCTAAAGTCTCGATGGAGAAGTTGCTCGCAACTGTGATCCAGTTGAAGGCGAGCGACTTGCACATCAGTGTCGGTCAGCCGCCCGTGGTCCGGCACCAGGGGCGCATGAAGAAGCTCGACCTCAACGGTTTGATCCTGGACAACGACGACACGACCGGGCTGATGAAGTCCATCACGCCCGACCGGTGCCAGCAGGAACTCCAGTCGAAGGGTGGAGCCGACTTCGCCATCGAGTACGTCGATGGGTACCGGTTCCGGGTCGCGGTGTTCAAGCAAAAGGGCACCGTCGGGATGGTGCTTCGGCGCATCCCGAGCCAGTTCCTCACGTTCGAGCAACTGCGCACGCCGGAAGCGATCCGCTCACTCATCATTCGCCCGCGCGGACTGTTTCTTGTGACCGGGCCGACCGGTTCGGGAAAAACGACCTCGCTCGCGTCGATGATTAACTTCCTGAACGACAACTACGACCGGCACATTATCACGCTGGAAGACCCGATCGAGTACTTCCACAAGCACAAAAAGAGTACCGTCAACCAGCGCGAAATCGGCATCGACGTGCCGGACTTCAAAGAGGGCATCCGCCGCGCGCTGCGTATGGACCCCGACGTGATCCTCGTCGGTGAAATGCGAGACCTCGAAACGATCCGCGCCGCGCTCGAAGCCGCCGAAACCGGGCACTTGGTGTTCGGCACGCTGCACACGTCCGGTGCGGCGAGCACCGTGGACCGCGTCGTGACAGTGTTCCCCGAAAACGAACAGGACCAGATCCGCACGCAGTTGGCCGGCTCGCTCATCGGCGTGCTGTCCCAGGCGCTCCTCCCGCGCAAGCCCGAGGGCCTGATCGCGGCCTACGAAATGATGGTGGTCACGCCCGCCATCCGGAACCTGATCCGCGAGAACAAGACGTACCGTATCGACTCGTCGGTGCAGACCGGGCGCAAGCACGGCATGTTCCTGCTCGACGACGCACTGTTCCGGTTGTGGCGCGAAGACCTCTGCGAGAAGGAAGAGGTTCTCCTTAAATCGAGCAAGCCGAACGACTTGGCCGCGAAAATCGCCCACGCCGAGCGCGGGCTCGATGACGAGGACGAGGAGGGCGGTGGGGACGAGGATGAGGACGAAGACGAGGACGAAGACGAGGAGTGA